One genomic window of Nicotiana sylvestris chromosome 10, ASM39365v2, whole genome shotgun sequence includes the following:
- the LOC138880428 gene encoding cytochrome P450 CYP749A22-like, producing the protein MFTLGQGCMGGISSLGMAQNHTYLSLNQNLSKKYWPIKKTLTRKWTWKAMQKKLLGEALITNEGEKWAKVRKLANHTFHAESLKHMVPEMSASVQTMLEKWKKHEGKEFDVFKDFGLLTTEVISRTAFGSSYMEGKHIFEMVAKLTAITVKNIYNVRFPGIIMLIRTNDEIEAEKLERGIKSSILELVRKREKVKDRTFENFGTDYLGQLMKLLHESDMNKSITIDQMIDEVKALFGAGHLTTTSLLGWSVFLLAHHPEWQEKARKEVLEFCGLKNPTSDAITRLRTMNMILNECMRLYPRVITMTRKVKREVRLGSMTLRANMTIFMPILALHHDPQIWGKDVHIFKPERFAEGVAKATNNNAAAFFPFGLGPRTCVGLNFTTNEAKIALSMILQRYKFTLSPNYVHNPCDIFILTPKDGVKVVLESI; encoded by the exons ATGTTTACTCTTGGACAAGGATGTATG GGAGGAATTTCCTCACTTGGCATGGCTCAAAACCATACTTATTTGTCACTGAACCAGAACTTATCAAAGAAATATTGGCCAATAAAGAAGACACTTACCCGAAAATGGACATGGAAGGCTATGCAAAAAAAACTACTAGGGGAAGCACTAATAACCAATGAAGGTGAAAAATGGGCAAAAGTAAGAAAACTAGCCAACCACACTTTCCACGCCGAAAGCCTGAAA CATATGGTGCCAGAAATGAGTGCGAGTGTTCAAACAATGCTAGAGAAATGGAAAAAACACGAAGGAAAAGAGTTCGACGTGTTCAAGGATTTTGGACTGTTAACAACTGAAGTAATTTCCAGGACAGCGTTTGGAAGCAGCTATATGGAAGGCAAACATATTTTCGAGATGGTGGCAAAATTAACTGCAATAACTGTCAAAAATATTTACAATGTCAGATTTCCTGGAATCAT TATGCTAATAAGAACAAATGATGAAATTGAAGCAGAGAAACTTGAAAGAGGAATCAAGAGCTCCATCCTTGAGCTagtaaggaaaagagaaaaggttAAAGATCGAACGTTTGAGAATTTTGGGACTGATTACCTAGGACAACTTATGAAGCTTTTGCACGAATCGGACATGAACAAAAGTATCACAATAGATCAAATGATCGACGAGGTCAAGGCATTGTTTGGTGCTGGACATCTTACAACAACAAGCTTACTTGGTTGGTCTGTTTTTCTCTTAGCACATCATCCAGAATGGCAAGAAAAAGCCAGAAAAGAAGTGTTAGAATTTTGTGGCCTTAAAAATCCAACTTCTGATGCAATCACAAGACTAAGAACA ATGAACATGATACTTAATGAATGTATGAGATTGTATCCTCGAGTTATTACAATGACAAGGAAAGTTAAAAGAGAAGTTAGACTAGGGAGCATGACTCTTCGTGCTAACATGACAATTTTCATGCCAATTTTGGCACTGCACCACGATCCACAAATTTGGGGTAAAGATGTTCATATTTTCAAACCCGAGAGGTTCGCAGAAGGGGTGGCTAAAGCAACAAACAACAACGCAGCAGCATTTTTCCCCTTTGGATTGGGACCTCGTACTTGTGTTGGTCTGAATTTTACAACAAATGAAGCAAAGATTGCCTTATCAATGATTTTGCAGCGTTATAAGTTCACTCTGTCACCTAATTATGTTCATAATCCTTGTGATATTTTCATTTTGACTCCCAAGGATGGAGTTAAAGTTGTCCTTGAATCTATTTAG